The Cardinium endosymbiont cEper1 of Encarsia pergandiella nucleotide sequence GAATGGTTAAGGCGGATCGTTATGGCTTCGTTTCAGGTAAAGACATTAAAGATATCTTAAAAAAGAAATATCCTACGTTAAATACGGATGATATAGAAGTTTATCCAGATTATTCTGGCACAGTATCGATTTCTTCAACCGCTTCTGGTAATTATACAGGTAATATACTACTTACCTACACAACTAAACAAAAAGAACAAAAACAAAATAATTGGGGTAGTCACTTTGATAATTCTGATAAGAATTTTGGCAATTCTTCTTCCAAAAATAACAACTTTAACGATTCAAGGCAAAATAACAAATGTCGTAGTTGTAAGTCCGATAAGGACAAAACAAAAATAAATGAATTTTATAAAACCTTAAACGACTTGCTAAATGAGAACAAGATTACAGATTTAAGAAAAATTAATGACCATTCGTCAATTAAAGAGCTAAATAAGGTTGTTCGTAAACTATGTGGAATATATCATCCAGATTCAACAAAATCAAAGCAAAAAAAAGATAATAATAAAACCAAAGCTATAACCGAAAGCCGGACCCTCATAGAGGAACATTTTAGGCAATGTCAAGGTAAAACTTAATCAGACCCTTCACAAGAAAAGTAACAATCATCAGGGTTAGGGCCTACCGGTTTCCAAACTATCTTTAGAAACTATTGCCCAATCTACTTTAGGCAAGTCAGTAGGTAAAAATATAAGTTGACATTTTTACCTACTGACTTCAATTACTAAAAGGGTCTAATGTACCTCTCGCATATTACCCTCCTACCCTAAACACAACACGTACCTGATACAGATAAAAGCAATTACAGCTGTTATAGCATGGCCTCTAAGTAACCCGCTGGGAGTGCTACGGTAACTTTTTTTGCTGCTGTATTAACGTTTATTAGAAATGGTGTAGAATAGGGGATCAATAACTCTTTTTTAGGATGGTCAACGCCCATCATATATTGATCCCGCATGCGATAGATAGATTGTATGCTGCCCAGCGGACCTAAGGCAATATCTTCTACTACCGCCCCTACCAAACTATAAGGCAGCATAGCCTGCTGCCATTTCGGTTGAAGCGCTATCGGAAGAAACAGGGATAGATTGCGAAGTGCATAGGCCTCCGTTTTAGATGAGATAAGATCCAAGTGTATAATCGCTTTACCCGCTTTATAGGTAATATTTTTAATGGTATAAGGTACCTTTTCGTTATCCATCTCTACAAAAAGAGCGGGTAGTTTAGCTAGTTCAGCTGGGTTATGGGCAACAAAATAGGCTACTAAACCGCCATCCTTTCCAATGGGCTTTTTAAAGGTCCCAATTTGGAAATACTCTTCTTTTTGAATGGCTTCATAAAACAGCTCTATAGGGTATAAGGACATATCTATCAGCTACTGACTTAGTTAAGAGAAAAGTATCATATGATATATCATGCATATTTGATCTAACTTAGTATAGCCATAGAGGACTTTATGGACCCTTTTGCTTATTTGCTTGCCTAATTCCTGAAGATTCTTTTTAAAGGTATACGGGATAGTATAGTAGATACAGAAAGTAAAAAGACGGTACAAATGTTTGATGCTTTTTGCCATCTTAAGTTAAAATTTAAAAATGATATGGTATAGCTATTATAGCTTTTCTAACCATAGAAGAAGCAAAAACAAGTTTCTTGTCTTACCATTTAGGAAGCCCTATGTGGGGATGGCCATGGGGCTCTATTTAAAGTTTAATAGCTAACGCAGCATAAAGGCGCTACCTGATTAAGTGGAGCTGGAGGGAATCGAACCCTCGTCCGAACAAGGAAACCACAACGCTTTCTACATGCTTAGCAACTGTTTATTGTCGGCGCAACCAAG carries:
- a CDS encoding ribosome maturation factor RimM; the protein is MSLYPIELFYEAIQKEEYFQIGTFKKPIGKDGGLVAYFVAHNPAELAKLPALFVEMDNEKVPYTIKNITYKAGKAIIHLDLISSKTEAYALRNLSLFLPIALQPKWQQAMLPYSLVGAVVEDIALGPLGSIQSIYRMRDQYMMGVDHPKKELLIPYSTPFLINVNTAAKKVTVALPAGYLEAML